The following coding sequences lie in one Cryptococcus neoformans var. neoformans B-3501A chromosome 2, whole genome shotgun sequence genomic window:
- a CDS encoding hypothetical protein (HMMPfam hit to DEAD, DEAD/DEAH box helicase, score: 260.4, E(): 3e-75; HMMPfam hit to Helicase_C, Helicase conserved C-terminal domain, score: 108.2, E(): 2e-29) codes for MERRDRMRISTAQKFGWGSQAQTGRRFVLRIFMVILSLEKLRQGSLLCMTPSHGNAHSSAHRAMSSTKPPTTTNKRKRTSNAHDEAPAKRVPEASSSKVTLDDSQPAPATSSDAVLGARSAPGTDYERVPFSTLNLSPPTTAAIERMGFETMTEVQARTIPPLLAGKDVLGAARTGSGKTMAFLIPSVELLSTLRFKPVNGTGVIIISPTRELALQIFGVAKELMQGHSQTFGVLMGGANRKAEADKLVKGVNLIVATPGRLLDHLQNTKGFVFKNLKALVIDEADRILEIGFEEEMKQIIKLLPSENRQSMLFSATQTTKVTDLARISLRPGPLYINVDETKEASTADMLEQGYVVCESDQRFMLLFTFLKKNLKKKVIVFFSSCNSVKYHAELLNYIDVPVLDLHGKQKQQKRTNTFFEFINAPAGILLCTDVAARGLDIPKVDWIIQFDPPDDPRDYIHRVGRTARAGKSGKSLLFLLPSELGFLRFLKVAKVPLNEYQFPQKKVADVQKQLESLISKNHYLNTSARDGYRSYLQAYASYSLKKIFDVNKLDLAKVGKAFGFAVPPKVNISVGSVKAKKSRDEDESSDDDGQPKKAYYRNRGRK; via the exons atggagagaagagatcgAATGAGAATTTCGACAGCGCAGAAATTTGGCTGGGGGTCCCAGGCACAGACGGGTCGGCGATTTGTTTTGCGTATATTTATGGTGATTTTATCCCTGGAAAAGTTGCGGCAAGGTAGTCTTCTTTGCATGACTCCATCTCACGGTAACGCACACAGTTCCGCACACCGCGCCATGTCATCCACAAAGCCTCCCACCACCACAAACAAGCGGAAGCGCACCTCAAACGCCCACGACGAAGCCCCCGCAAAGCGTGTCCCAGaggcctcctcctcaaaaGTCACTCTCGACGACTCGCAGCCCGCCCCTGCCACTTCCTCAGATGCTGTACTCGGCGCCAGGTCCGCTCCTGGTACTGACTACGAGCGGGtccccttctccaccctcaACCTTTCTCCACCTACCACTGCTGCCATCGAGCGTATGGGTTTCGAGACTATGACAGAAGTCCAGGCCAGGACTATCCCTCCTCTGTTGGCCGGTAAGGATGTGTTGGGAGCAGCAAGGACTGGCAGCGGAAAAACCATGGCATTCCTGATTCCCAGCGTGGAGCTTTTGAGCACTTTAAGATTCAAGCCCGTCAATG GAACTGGTGTCATTATTATCTCTCCTACGAGAGAACTCGCTCTTCAAATCTTCGGTGTTGCCAAGGAGCTCATGCAAGGCCATTCACAAACATTCGGTGTTCTTATGGGTGGTGCGAACCGTAAGGCAGAGGCCGACAAGCTGGTCAAGGGCGTCAACCTCATCGTTGCTACTCCCGGTAGACTCCTTGATCATTTGCAG AACACAAAAGGATTTGTTTTCAAGAATCTCAAGGCTCTTGTAATTGACGAGGCTGATCGAATCTTGGAAATCGGtttcgaagaagaaatgaaaCAGATTATCaaactccttccttccg AAAACCGTCAATCAATGCTTTTCTCCGCTACTCAGACCACCAAAGTCACTGATCTCGCCCGTATCTCGCTTCGCCCAGGTCCTCTCTACATCAATGTAGATGAAACCAAGGAAGCCTCTACTGCAGACATGCTTGAACAGGGCTACGTCGTATGCGAATCCGATCAGAGATTCATGCTCCTTTTCACATTCCTCAAGAAGAATttaaagaagaaggttattgtcttcttctccagctgTAACTCTGTCAAGTACCATGCCGAACTTTTAAATTACATTGATGTTCCTGTCTTGGACCTTCAT GGtaaacaaaaacaacagAAGCGTACAAACACTTTCTTTGAATTCATCAATGCCCCTGCTGGAATTCTCCTCTGTACCGACGTCGCTGCACGTGGTCTCGACATTCCCAAGGTTGACTGGATCATCCAGTTTGATCCGCCTGATGATCCCCGAGATTACATCCACCGTGTCGGCCGTACTGCCCGTGCAGGCAAATCCGGAAagtctctccttttccttttgccTAGCGAGCTTGGCTTCCTTCGTTTCCTCAAGGTTGCCAAAGTTCCTCTCAACGAATACCAATTCCCTCAGAAAAAGGTTGCAGATGTGCAGAAGCAGCTGGAGAGCCTGATTTCTAAGAACCATTACCTCAATACCTCGGCGAGGGATGGATACAGGTCTTACCTTCAAGCCTATGCGTCTTACTCTCTCAAAAAGATCTTTGACGTCAACAAGCTCGACCTCGCCAAGGTTGGCAAGGCATTTGGTTTCGCTGTGCCTCCAAAGGTCAACATCTCCGTCGGATCCGtcaaggcgaagaagagcagagatgaggatgaaagtagtgatgatgatggtcaACCCAAAAAGGCCTACTATAGAAACAGGGGCAGAAAATAA
- a CDS encoding hypothetical protein (Match to EST gb|CF192170.1|CF192170; HMMPfam hit to zf-CCCH, Zinc finger C-x8-C-x5-C-x3-H type (and similar), score: 65.5, E(): 1.4e-16), giving the protein MAAASNSAPLDPKLGRAADFVRPDFHQVNLDLENYLKTERNFKLDADQQICPLSITPLGCPLPPSQCPYRHTTPSQLNFKPPPPLPAHPREREKKLTVCKHYLRNLCKMGDNCEYTHDFNLRTMPVCIWFVKQGKCELGGECLYFHPRDRRVECPDYNRGFCVLGPNCPRKHIRRRLCDAYAAGFCPDGKDCKLAHPSPNRPPAESYINPIPPDPEAFNGPPPQLPAGYGRWREYKYDPNAVVVPAAAWVEGGSLSGWRAGGFLSANARRDNQRNRDNDDEGGRGSGGERKGGWQKDLSTVLCFRCNQYGHFANNCPNQYVPGDRGGGRRRE; this is encoded by the exons ATGGCGGCAGCCTCGAATTCCGCACCGTTAGATCCAAAGCTCGGACGAGCAGCAGATTTTGTTCGCCCTGACTTCCACCAAGTCAATCTCGACCTGGAAAACTACCTCAAGACTGAGCGCAACTTCAAGCTCGATGCAG ACCAACAAATATGTCCTCTGTCCATCACGCCTCTCGGCTGtcctcttccgccttcACAATGTCCTTATCGTCACACTACCCCCTCCCAACTCAATTTCAAgccaccacctcctctcccgGCTCACCCTCGAGAgcgagaaaagaagctaACGGTATGCAAACACTACCTTCGAAACCTCTGTAAAATGGGAGACAATTGCGAGTACACCCACGACTTTAACCTTCGCACCATGCCAGTGTGTATATGGTTTGTCAAACAAGGCAAATGTGAGCTGGGAGGAGAGTGCCTGTATTTCCACCCCAGAGACAGAAGAGTTGAGTGTCCGGATTACAACAGAGGATTCTGCGTGCTAGGTCCTAATTGTCCGAGGAAGCATATAAGGAGGAGGCTGTGTGATGCCTATGCCGCTGGATTTTGCCCTGATGGCAAGGACTGCAAATTAGCTCA CCCGTCTCCCAACCGACCGCCTGCAGAATCATATATCAACCCTATCCCACCTGACCCCGAAGCCTTCAATGGCCCACCACCCCAACTGCCTGCTGGCTATGGTCGTTGGCGGGAATACAAATATGACCCCAATGCAGTGGTTGTTCCAGCTGCGGCGTGGGTTGAGGGTGGAAGTTTATCTGGTTGGCGAGCTGGAGGATTTCTGTCTGCGAATGCAAGACGAGATAACCAAAGGAATAGAgacaatgatgatgagggtgGACGCGGCAgcggaggagagagaaaaggtggCTGGCAAAAAGATCTTAGCACAGTGCTTTGTTTC AGGTGCAATCAGTATGGCCACTTTGCCAATAACTGTCCTAATCAATATGTGCCTGGAGACCGGGGAGGCGGTAGACGACGGGAATGA
- a CDS encoding hypothetical protein (HMMPfam hit to Ion_trans, Ion transport protein, score: 71.0, E(): 3e-18) codes for MPTNHAEQYELPAFPSSPEAGPSRLPRPQRRRASTWTKSRTLTLHPTTSAANLLFSAPSGAFPATRQRHGRTRPQSNTDQSEEPRLHRATFLSEDPYDDSEEVDLPDFGHILGFNDEGEDHFAVASGMRTRWKRKLYLLMEEPASGREAFFVHIIVTGAIIFSAILTTLSTMPAFHMEPIIIKALFGLDTTIVVLFTIEYLARSLAHSGSWAQYYSWATSFFGLLDLVAILPYYIEVAQNEDTTILFRFSILRTFRLLRVFRAFKYQNQMLLTIEVMYVAVRRSRDALWALTFFIILVLVLFSTLIYFAERGTWDPSLSAFIDSDGDPSAFDSIPRTAWFSLVTMSTVGYGEVVPKSFLGKLLTIPLLMFGLLLIALPSFVLGRNFAIVFDAMTRQLPKNVSSRMPTPRESIEQTRTAQASTDNIPLLPVSSQNTQTATPNGPSLSRPRSASPFPASGTVDQRAAFGNAPRMWQGGIDGTGETKRERDLTNTKLAKNQLVLFEQIDALRQTIDKQGEMLARLTEMLNVKDKGKGPEKSKGLQEDHFALGDSGEE; via the exons ATGCCCACAAATCACGCAGAGCAGTATGAGCTGCCAGCATTCCCGTCGTCTCCAGAGGCAGGGCCCTCCAGACTGCCACGGCCACAGCGGAGAAGAGCCTCTACCTGGACAAAGTCACGCACCCTCACTCTACACCCGACAACCTCCGCCGcaaatcttctcttctcagcGCCCTCCGGCGCTTTTCCCGCTACACGCCAAAGACATGGCCGCACTCGCCCACAATCAAATACTGATCAGTCTGAGGAGCCAAGACTTCACCGAGCTACTTTCCTCAGTGAGGATCCGTACGATGATTCAGAAGAGGTTGACTTGCCTGACTTCGGTCACATACTGGGTTTCAACGATGAGGGCGAGGACCATTTTGCGGTGGCCTCTGGTATGCGGACTAGGTGGAAGCGAAAACTATATCTTTTGATGGAAGAACCAGCAAGTGGTCGAGAGGCATTTTTCGTTCATATTATCGTCACCGGGGCTATTATATTCAG CGCGATACTTACAACTCTATCCACCATGCCTGCGTTCCATATGGAACCCATTATCATCAAGGCCCTTTTCGGTCTTGACACCACTATTGTCGTTCTTTTCACCATTGAATACCTTGCTCGATCATTAGCACATTCAGGTTCCTGGGCGCAGTATTACTCATGGGCAACATCTTTCTTTGGCCTTCTTGACCTCGTCGCTATATTGCCTTACTATATCGAGGTCGCGCAAAACGAGGACACCACCATCCTTTTCCGGTTTTCAATCCTAAGGACGTTTAGGCTTTTACGAGTCTTTCGGGCGTTCAAGTATCAAAATCAGATGCTTCTGACTATTGAGGTCATGTATGTTGCTGTGAGGCGCTCGAGAGATGCGCTTTGGGCCTTGACatttttcatcatcctcgtgCTTGTGCTCTTTTCAACCCTCATATACTTTGCCGAGCGCGGTACATGGGATCCCTCACTATCCGCATTCATTGATTCCGACGGCGACCCCTCTGCTTTCGATTCCATTCCCAGAACGGCATGGTTTTCCCTCGTCACCATGAGCACGGTGGGATATGGTGAAGTCGTGCCAAAAAGCTTTTTGGGGAAGCTTTTGACAATACCTTTACTCATGTTTGGGTTACTTCTCATCGCCTTGCCAAGTTTCGTCCTGGGCCGAAATTTTGCCATAGTGTTTGACGCCATGACCAGGCAGTTGCCGAAAAAT GTCTCTTCCCGTATGCCCACTCCACGCGAATCCATTGAACAAACCAGAACCGCTCAGGCATCAACAGACAACATCCCACTCCTCCCTGTATCATCGCAAAATACCCAGACTGCCACTCCCAACGGCCCTTCCTTGTCCAGACCTCGGTCAGCCTCCCCATTTCCTGCTTCAGGGACAGTGGATCAGAGAGCGGCATTTGGCAATGCTCCGCGGATGTGGCAAGGTGGAATAGATGGGACGGGAGAGacgaagagggagagagatcTCACCAACACTAAACTGGCCAAGAACCAATTA GTTCTCTTTGAACAAATAGACGCACTTAGACAAACGATAGATAAGCAAGGGGAAATGCTTGCGCGATTAACAGAGATGCTGAATGTCAAAGACAAGGGAAAGGGCCCCGAAAAATCCAAGGGGCTGCAAGAAGACCACTTCGCATTGGGAGATAGTGGAGAGGAATAA